The following coding sequences are from one Kosakonia sp. H02 window:
- the rhaS gene encoding HTH-type transcriptional activator RhaS produces MTVLHSVDFFPTGKTPIAIEPRLPQAAFPEHHHDFHEIVIVEHGTGIHVFNGQPYTISGGTVCFVRDHDRHLYEHTDNLCLTNVLYRSPDAFQFLAGLNKLLPQEQDGNYPSHWRVSQQTLGQVRSIISQMEAREGEMDTHGIANREILFMQLLVLLRKGSQQEGAGNSDARLNQLMLWLEDHFAEEVCWESLAEQFTLSLRTLHRQLKQSTGMTPQRYLNRLRLIKARHMLRHSDESVTEIAFRCGFGDSNHFSTLFRREFDWSPRDIRQGRDTLLQ; encoded by the coding sequence ATGACCGTACTGCATAGCGTGGATTTTTTCCCGACCGGTAAAACACCCATTGCCATTGAGCCGCGGCTACCGCAGGCCGCGTTTCCTGAGCATCATCATGATTTTCACGAAATTGTGATTGTCGAGCACGGCACGGGCATTCATGTGTTTAACGGCCAGCCTTATACCATCAGCGGTGGGACGGTGTGTTTTGTGCGCGATCACGACAGGCATCTGTATGAGCACACGGATAACCTCTGTCTGACAAATGTGTTGTACCGGTCACCGGACGCATTCCAGTTTCTGGCGGGCCTGAACAAGCTGTTGCCGCAGGAGCAGGACGGCAATTATCCGTCGCACTGGCGGGTGAGCCAGCAAACGCTGGGTCAGGTACGCAGCATTATTAGCCAGATGGAAGCGCGCGAAGGGGAAATGGACACGCACGGCATTGCCAACCGCGAGATTTTGTTTATGCAGTTGCTGGTGTTGCTGCGCAAAGGCAGCCAACAAGAGGGGGCCGGTAACAGCGATGCGCGGCTTAATCAACTGATGCTGTGGCTGGAGGATCACTTTGCGGAAGAGGTGTGTTGGGAGTCGCTGGCGGAGCAATTCACCCTTTCATTGCGCACCCTGCATCGCCAGCTTAAGCAATCCACCGGCATGACGCCGCAGCGCTACCTGAACCGCCTGCGGCTCATTAAAGCCCGCCATATGCTGCGCCACAGCGATGAGAGCGTAACCGAAATCGCATTTCGCTGCGGGTTTGGCGATAGTAACCACTTTTCGACGCTGTTTCGCCGTGAGTTCGACTGGTCGCCGCGCGATATTCGCCAGGGTCGCGACACGCTGCTTCAGTAA
- the rhaB gene encoding rhamnulokinase translates to MTFRHCVAVDLGASSGRVMLARYDRQHRALTLREIHRFVNCLQKVDGFDCWDIDSLEAEIRTGLEKVCEQGIQPDSIGIDTWGVDYVLINREGQRVGLPIAYRDDRTDGVMHRAMQQPGKADIYRRSGIQFLPFNTLYQFRALAEQQPELLEQVENALLIPDYFSYRLTGNLNWEYTNATTTQLVNINTDNWDATLLAWAGVPARWFGTPTHPGNVIGNWICPQGNAIPVVAVASHDTASAVIASPLADNDAAYLSSGTWSLMGFESKTPYTSDDALAANITNEGGAEGRYRVLKNIMGLWLLQRVLKEQNVTDLPALIARTEQIPTCRFVINPNDDRFINPDDMSAEIQAACRDANQPAPQNAAELARCIFDSLALLYADVLSELATLRGKPFTRLHIVGGGCQNQLLNQLCADACGLPVVAGPVEASTLGNIGVQLMTLDELTHVDDFRQVVVANHNLLTFTPHPDNEIARYVARFQQKRQTKELCA, encoded by the coding sequence ATGACTTTTCGCCATTGTGTCGCGGTTGATTTAGGTGCCTCCAGCGGACGGGTAATGCTGGCGCGCTATGACCGCCAGCACCGCGCGCTTACGCTTCGCGAAATTCACCGTTTTGTTAACTGCCTGCAAAAAGTGGACGGCTTTGATTGCTGGGATATCGACAGCCTCGAAGCCGAAATTCGTACAGGTCTTGAGAAAGTGTGCGAGCAAGGCATCCAGCCGGACAGCATCGGCATTGATACCTGGGGCGTTGATTACGTGCTGATTAACCGTGAAGGCCAGCGCGTCGGGCTGCCCATTGCTTACCGTGACGATCGCACCGACGGCGTCATGCATCGCGCCATGCAGCAACCGGGCAAAGCCGATATCTATCGCCGCAGCGGTATCCAGTTTCTCCCTTTCAACACCCTTTACCAGTTTCGTGCACTGGCGGAACAGCAGCCGGAACTGCTTGAGCAGGTCGAAAACGCCCTGCTGATCCCGGATTACTTCAGCTACCGCCTGACCGGCAATCTGAACTGGGAATACACCAACGCCACCACCACGCAACTGGTCAATATCAATACCGATAACTGGGATGCGACATTGCTCGCATGGGCCGGGGTGCCTGCCCGCTGGTTTGGTACGCCGACCCATCCGGGGAATGTGATTGGCAACTGGATCTGCCCGCAGGGCAACGCCATTCCGGTGGTGGCCGTCGCCAGCCACGATACCGCTAGCGCAGTTATCGCCTCGCCGCTGGCGGATAACGACGCTGCGTATCTCTCGTCCGGGACCTGGTCATTAATGGGTTTTGAGAGCAAAACCCCCTACACCAGCGACGACGCGCTCGCCGCCAATATCACCAATGAAGGGGGCGCGGAAGGCCGCTACCGTGTGCTGAAAAACATCATGGGGCTGTGGCTGTTGCAGCGAGTACTGAAAGAGCAAAACGTCACCGACCTGCCTGCGCTGATTGCGCGTACCGAACAAATTCCGACCTGCCGCTTCGTGATCAACCCGAACGACGATCGCTTTATCAACCCGGACGACATGAGCGCCGAAATTCAGGCCGCCTGCCGTGATGCCAACCAGCCTGCGCCGCAGAACGCCGCCGAACTGGCACGCTGCATTTTCGATAGCCTGGCGCTGCTGTATGCCGATGTGCTTAGCGAACTGGCAACCCTGCGCGGCAAACCCTTTACCCGCTTACATATTGTCGGCGGCGGTTGCCAGAACCAGTTGCTGAACCAGCTCTGCGCCGACGCCTGCGGTTTACCGGTGGTTGCCGGGCCGGTTGAAGCCTCGACGCTCGGCAATATCGGCGTGCAACTGATGACCCTTGATGAACTGACCCATGTCGATGATTTCCGCCAGGTGGTGGTGGCTAACCACAACCTGCTTACATTTACCCCTCATCCTGATAATGAAATCGCCCGCTATGTCGCGCGCTTTCAGCAAAAACGACAGACAAAGGAGCTTTGCGCATGA
- a CDS encoding L-rhamnose isomerase, which yields MTTQLEQAWEIAKQRFAAVGIDVEEALRQLDRLPVSMHCWQGDDVAGFENPEGSLTGGIQATGNYPGKARNATELRADLEQALSLIPGPKRLNLHAIYHEADAPVARNEIKPEHFKNWVQWAKANNLGLDFNPSCFSHPLSAEGFTLSHANDEIRQFWIDHVKASRRVSAYFGEQLGTPSVMNIWIPDGMKDVTVDRLAPRQRLLNALDEVISEKLNPAHHIDAVESKLFGIGAESYTVGSNEFYMGYATSRQTALCLDAGHFHPTEVISDKISAAMLYVPRLLLHVSRPVRWDSDHVVLLDDETQAIASEIIRHKLFDRVHIGLDFFDASINRIAAWVIGTRNMKKALLRALLEPVEQLRQLEADGDYTARLALLEEQKSLPWQAVWEMYCQRHDTPAGSQWLESVRAYEKDVLSQRQ from the coding sequence ATGACCACTCAACTTGAACAAGCCTGGGAAATTGCCAAACAGCGTTTCGCCGCTGTGGGGATTGATGTCGAGGAGGCGCTGCGCCAGCTCGACAGGCTGCCGGTCTCTATGCACTGCTGGCAGGGCGATGACGTTGCCGGTTTTGAAAACCCGGAAGGCAGCCTGACCGGCGGCATTCAGGCCACCGGAAACTATCCGGGTAAAGCGCGTAACGCAACCGAATTGCGTGCCGACCTTGAGCAGGCGCTGAGCCTGATCCCCGGCCCGAAACGCCTTAACCTGCACGCCATTTATCACGAAGCCGATGCGCCGGTTGCGCGTAACGAAATCAAACCGGAACATTTCAAAAACTGGGTGCAGTGGGCGAAAGCCAATAATCTGGGGCTGGATTTTAATCCCTCCTGCTTTTCCCACCCGCTGAGTGCCGAGGGTTTTACGCTCTCCCACGCTAATGATGAAATTCGCCAGTTCTGGATTGATCATGTGAAAGCCAGCCGCCGCGTTTCGGCGTATTTCGGTGAGCAACTGGGCACGCCGTCGGTGATGAACATCTGGATCCCGGACGGGATGAAAGATGTCACCGTTGACCGCCTGGCGCCGCGCCAGCGCCTGCTGAATGCGCTTGACGAGGTCATCAGCGAAAAACTGAACCCGGCGCACCATATCGACGCCGTAGAAAGTAAATTGTTCGGCATCGGCGCAGAGAGCTACACCGTGGGCTCCAACGAGTTCTATATGGGGTATGCCACCAGCCGCCAGACCGCGCTGTGCCTCGATGCCGGTCACTTCCATCCGACTGAAGTGATTTCCGACAAAATTTCCGCCGCCATGCTCTATGTGCCGCGCCTGCTGCTGCACGTCAGCCGCCCGGTGCGCTGGGACAGCGACCACGTTGTGCTGCTGGATGATGAAACCCAGGCCATCGCCAGTGAAATCATTCGCCACAAACTCTTTGACCGCGTGCATATCGGTCTCGACTTCTTCGACGCCTCTATCAACCGTATCGCCGCCTGGGTGATTGGCACGCGCAATATGAAAAAAGCCCTGCTGCGCGCCCTGCTGGAGCCGGTTGAGCAACTGCGCCAACTGGAAGCCGACGGCGATTACACCGCGCGTCTGGCACTGCTGGAAGAGCAGAAATCCCTGCCGTGGCAGGCGGTGTGGGAGATGTATTGCCAGCGTCACGATACGCCAGCCGGCAGCCAGTGGCTGGAGAGCGTGCGGGCGTATGAAAAAGACGTGTTAAGCCAACGCCAGTAA
- the rhaD gene encoding rhamnulose-1-phosphate aldolase, which yields MQTIINAWFVQGMIKATTDAWLKGWDERNGGNLTLRLDDADIAPFEADFHQTPRYIPLSQPMPLLANTPFIVTGSGKFFRNVQLDPAANLGVVKVDSDGAGYHILWGLTHEAVPTSELPAHFLSHCERIKATGGKDRVIMHCHATNLIALTYVLENTSDLITRKLWEGSTECLVVFPDGVGILPWMVPGTDEIGQATASDMQKHALVLWPFHGVFGSGPTLDEAFGLIDTAEKSAEVLVKIYSMGGMKQTITREELIALGKRFGVTPLQSALDLYQ from the coding sequence ATGCAGACCATTATTAATGCCTGGTTCGTCCAGGGGATGATCAAAGCCACAACCGATGCCTGGCTGAAAGGCTGGGACGAACGCAACGGCGGCAACCTGACTCTGCGACTCGATGATGCGGACATTGCGCCGTTTGAGGCGGATTTCCACCAAACGCCGCGCTATATCCCCCTGAGCCAGCCGATGCCGCTGCTCGCCAACACGCCGTTTATCGTCACCGGTTCCGGCAAGTTCTTTCGCAACGTGCAGCTCGATCCGGCGGCGAACCTGGGCGTAGTAAAAGTGGACAGTGATGGAGCGGGTTACCACATTTTATGGGGGCTTACCCATGAGGCGGTGCCGACCTCTGAACTGCCGGCGCACTTCTTATCCCACTGTGAACGTATCAAAGCCACCGGCGGGAAAGATCGCGTGATCATGCACTGCCACGCCACCAACCTGATCGCCCTGACGTACGTGCTGGAAAATACCTCAGACCTTATCACCCGCAAGCTGTGGGAAGGCAGCACCGAGTGCCTGGTGGTGTTCCCGGATGGCGTCGGCATTCTGCCGTGGATGGTGCCAGGCACCGATGAAATCGGCCAGGCAACCGCCAGCGACATGCAAAAACATGCTCTGGTGCTGTGGCCGTTCCACGGTGTTTTCGGTAGCGGCCCGACGCTCGATGAAGCCTTTGGCCTGATTGACACCGCCGAAAAATCTGCCGAAGTGTTAGTCAAAATCTATTCGATGGGCGGTATGAAACAAACCATCACCCGCGAAGAATTAATCGCGCTGGGTAAACGCTTCGGCGTTACTCCGCTGCAATCGGCGTTAGATCTGTACCAATAA
- the rhaS gene encoding rhamnose ABC transporter substrate-binding protein, giving the protein MKTKASLILTVAIMALSGSALAEVKIALVAKSLGNGFFEAANTGAQEAAKELGDVKVIYTGPTTTTAEAQIEVLNGLIAQGVDAIAISANDPDAVVPVLKKAMQRGIKVVSWDSGVAKAGRQIHLNPSNNALIGETNVKLAAEALKTLKVEKGDVAILSATPTSTNQNIWIAEMKKVLPKYPSVNLVTVAYGDDLSDKSYREAVGLLKSYPDLKVIVSPSSVGIVAAAQAVKDQGKIGKVYVTGLGLPSEMAGAIKSGASKSFAIWNPIDLGYAATYLADDLVKGTATKEEASMGRLGKVKLDADGNGAMAEPFVYDASNIDKFSKMF; this is encoded by the coding sequence ATGAAAACAAAAGCAAGCTTGATCCTCACCGTTGCCATTATGGCGTTGTCCGGTTCCGCTTTAGCTGAAGTAAAAATCGCCCTCGTGGCGAAATCTTTAGGTAATGGCTTTTTTGAAGCAGCAAACACCGGCGCGCAGGAGGCAGCCAAAGAGTTAGGTGACGTTAAAGTGATTTATACCGGCCCGACCACCACCACGGCAGAAGCGCAGATCGAAGTGCTCAACGGCTTGATCGCCCAGGGCGTGGATGCGATCGCTATTTCTGCCAACGATCCGGATGCGGTCGTGCCGGTGCTGAAAAAAGCGATGCAGCGCGGCATCAAAGTGGTGTCGTGGGATTCCGGCGTGGCAAAAGCCGGGCGGCAGATCCACCTGAACCCGTCCAACAACGCGCTGATTGGCGAAACCAACGTTAAGCTTGCCGCCGAGGCGCTGAAAACGTTGAAGGTTGAAAAAGGCGATGTCGCCATTCTCAGCGCCACGCCCACCTCCACTAACCAGAATATCTGGATTGCGGAGATGAAAAAGGTGCTGCCGAAGTACCCGTCCGTCAATCTGGTGACCGTCGCCTATGGCGATGATCTCTCGGATAAAAGTTACCGCGAAGCGGTCGGTTTGTTGAAATCGTACCCGGATCTGAAAGTGATCGTCTCGCCGTCGTCCGTCGGCATCGTTGCTGCGGCGCAGGCGGTAAAAGACCAGGGCAAAATTGGCAAAGTGTATGTCACCGGCCTGGGGTTGCCGTCTGAAATGGCAGGCGCAATCAAATCAGGTGCCAGCAAAAGTTTTGCTATCTGGAACCCGATCGATCTTGGTTATGCCGCAACGTATTTAGCGGATGATTTAGTGAAAGGCACGGCGACGAAAGAGGAAGCCAGTATGGGCCGGCTGGGTAAAGTCAAACTGGATGCCGACGGCAATGGCGCAATGGCTGAGCCGTTCGTCTACGACGCCAGCAATATTGATAAGTTCTCGAAGATGTTTTGA
- a CDS encoding sugar ABC transporter ATP-binding protein has product MTASTPLLSLKGITKVFPGVRALENVQLDLWPGKVTALIGENGAGKSTLVKVMTGIYQPEEGEILYKAIPISLPTPVSAHKVGITAIHQETVLFDELSVTENIFVGQYLYKGLLKKLDWPAMHKQAQEILTRLEVQIDPRATLKTLSIAQRHMVAIARALSFEAQVVILDEPTAALSQHEILEFYQIVERLKQEGKAILFISHKFDEIFELADHYTILRDGVYVDSGAIKDITEERMVAMMVGRAINQSWPKTDCEPGETVLEVKDLCHPTEFAHINFTLRKGEILGFYGLVGAGRTELMQALSGVTRPSSGEIILKGKTVQFHQPADAINAGIVCVPEERQKQGAIIELSIAQNISLPQLSKLNGNGVLNDAKEWALADEYARRLQVKAFSWRQAVETLSGGNQQKVVIGKWLATHPDVIILDEPTKGIDIGSKAAVHQFMAELVSHGLAVIMVSSELPEVMGMADRVIVMHEGLMVAQYRAGEATAETIVSAASGAGKEAA; this is encoded by the coding sequence ATGACGGCATCCACGCCTCTGCTGTCGCTTAAGGGCATCACCAAAGTCTTTCCCGGTGTGCGCGCCCTTGAGAACGTACAGCTCGATCTCTGGCCCGGCAAAGTCACCGCCCTGATCGGTGAAAACGGTGCGGGGAAATCCACGCTGGTTAAAGTGATGACCGGCATTTACCAGCCCGAAGAGGGCGAAATCCTCTATAAAGCGATCCCCATTTCACTGCCGACGCCCGTATCGGCGCACAAAGTGGGGATCACCGCCATTCACCAGGAAACGGTGCTGTTCGATGAACTGTCGGTGACGGAGAACATTTTCGTCGGCCAGTATTTGTATAAAGGGCTGCTGAAAAAACTCGACTGGCCCGCCATGCACAAGCAGGCGCAAGAAATCCTCACCCGGCTGGAAGTGCAGATCGATCCGCGCGCGACGTTAAAAACACTCAGCATCGCCCAGCGCCATATGGTGGCGATTGCCCGCGCGTTGTCCTTTGAAGCGCAGGTGGTGATTCTGGACGAACCGACCGCCGCGCTCTCGCAGCATGAAATTCTGGAGTTCTACCAAATCGTCGAGCGCCTGAAACAGGAAGGCAAAGCGATCCTGTTTATCTCGCACAAGTTCGATGAAATTTTTGAGCTGGCGGATCACTACACCATTTTGCGCGACGGCGTGTATGTCGATTCCGGTGCAATCAAAGACATTACTGAAGAGCGGATGGTGGCGATGATGGTCGGGCGCGCCATTAATCAAAGCTGGCCGAAAACCGACTGCGAACCCGGCGAAACGGTGCTGGAGGTGAAAGATCTCTGCCATCCCACCGAGTTTGCCCATATCAACTTTACCCTGCGCAAAGGCGAGATCCTCGGCTTTTACGGCCTGGTGGGCGCAGGGCGCACCGAGCTAATGCAGGCGCTTTCTGGCGTAACGCGCCCCTCTTCTGGCGAAATCATCCTGAAAGGGAAAACGGTGCAGTTCCACCAGCCAGCGGATGCGATTAACGCCGGGATTGTCTGCGTACCGGAAGAGCGGCAAAAACAGGGCGCAATTATCGAACTGTCGATTGCCCAGAACATCAGCCTGCCGCAGTTGAGCAAACTGAACGGTAATGGCGTGCTGAACGATGCTAAAGAGTGGGCGCTGGCGGATGAGTACGCCCGACGTTTGCAGGTGAAGGCGTTTAGCTGGCGGCAGGCGGTCGAGACGCTTTCCGGCGGTAATCAGCAAAAAGTGGTGATCGGCAAATGGCTCGCCACCCACCCGGACGTGATCATTCTTGATGAGCCGACCAAAGGCATTGATATCGGCTCGAAAGCGGCGGTGCACCAGTTTATGGCAGAACTGGTTTCGCACGGGCTGGCGGTGATTATGGTCTCGTCCGAACTGCCGGAAGTGATGGGCATGGCCGACCGGGTGATCGTGATGCACGAAGGGCTGATGGTCGCGCAGTACCGGGCGGGAGAAGCCACGGCGGAAACCATTGTCAGCGCCGCCAGCGGCGCCGGTAAGGAGGCTGCGTAA
- a CDS encoding ABC transporter permease produces MWQQLLKHREALLGGVIVLLVLAIGSRVPSFIGPANLVEMFNDTAILIILALGQMMVLLTRGIDLSMAANLALTGMIVALINFHHPDVPVWSLLLLATVLGLVMGMINGLLVWKLGIPAIVVTLGTMSIYRGIIFLLSGGGWVNSNQMGADFLVLPRTSVLGLPVLSWCAIAALLLVGYFLRYSRTGRALYTAGGNATAAYYTGINAGKMQFVSFCLSGALAGFCGYLWISRFAVAYVDVANGFELQVVAACVIGGISTMGGTGRVLGCLFGALFLGVINNALPVIGISPFWQMAISGTVIVIAVLLNERGNKRKGRLILRDAALARQKQAVKP; encoded by the coding sequence ATGTGGCAACAACTGCTTAAACATCGCGAAGCGCTGCTCGGCGGCGTGATTGTGCTGCTGGTGCTGGCTATCGGCAGCCGCGTTCCGTCCTTTATCGGCCCCGCTAATCTGGTGGAGATGTTCAACGACACCGCCATTCTTATCATCCTTGCGCTCGGGCAGATGATGGTGCTGCTGACCAGGGGCATCGATCTGTCGATGGCGGCGAACCTGGCGCTGACCGGCATGATTGTCGCGCTGATTAACTTTCATCATCCCGATGTGCCGGTGTGGTCGTTGCTGCTGCTGGCAACGGTGCTCGGGTTGGTGATGGGCATGATCAACGGCCTGCTGGTGTGGAAGTTGGGCATTCCGGCGATTGTCGTGACGCTCGGCACCATGAGCATTTATCGCGGGATTATCTTTTTGCTCTCCGGCGGCGGCTGGGTGAACTCCAACCAAATGGGCGCAGATTTTCTGGTGCTGCCGCGCACATCCGTGTTGGGTTTGCCGGTACTGAGCTGGTGCGCCATTGCTGCTCTGCTACTGGTCGGTTATTTCCTGCGCTACAGCCGCACCGGGCGAGCGCTCTATACCGCAGGCGGCAACGCCACGGCGGCGTATTACACCGGCATCAACGCCGGGAAAATGCAGTTTGTCAGCTTCTGTCTTTCCGGCGCGCTGGCCGGGTTCTGCGGCTATTTATGGATTTCCCGCTTTGCCGTGGCGTATGTCGATGTCGCTAACGGTTTTGAGCTGCAAGTGGTGGCAGCGTGTGTGATCGGCGGTATCAGCACCATGGGGGGCACCGGGCGCGTGCTCGGCTGTTTGTTCGGCGCGCTGTTCCTCGGCGTTATCAACAACGCGCTGCCAGTGATCGGTATTTCTCCTTTCTGGCAGATGGCGATTTCCGGCACGGTGATTGTCATTGCGGTGCTGCTGAATGAGCGCGGTAACAAGCGCAAAGGGCGGCTTATCCTGCGCGATGCGGCGCTCGCCCGGCAAAAACAGGCGGTGAAACCATGA
- a CDS encoding ABC transporter permease gives MSKILTSDSTKTRAAPTPLFRRLLCWEGFLLAVTLAVFVVNAIASPYFLNIWNLSDATFNFTEKAIIVLPMAMLIIAREIDLSVAATIALSSTAMGFCAQAGVDTPLLVCVGLGVGLLCGLFNGILVTRFNLSSIVITIGTMSLYRGITYILLGDQALNTWPESFAWFGQGYVWGALSFEFALFIVLALVFAFVLHRTNFGRRTYAIGNNPTGAWYSGINVKRHNLILFALVGLMAGLASVLLTSRLGSTRPTIALGWELSVVTMAVLGGVNILGGSGSMVGVIIAAFLMGLVTFGLSLLNVPGIVMSIIVGAMLIVVISLPIITRRVIQRKQT, from the coding sequence ATGAGCAAAATCCTGACGTCTGATTCTACAAAAACGCGGGCCGCGCCAACGCCGCTCTTTCGCCGTCTGCTGTGCTGGGAAGGGTTTTTACTGGCGGTGACGCTGGCAGTATTTGTGGTGAACGCTATTGCCTCGCCTTACTTTCTTAATATCTGGAACCTCTCGGATGCGACGTTCAACTTCACCGAGAAAGCGATCATCGTGTTGCCAATGGCAATGCTGATTATCGCCAGGGAGATTGATTTGTCGGTCGCCGCCACTATCGCGCTGAGTTCAACGGCGATGGGCTTTTGCGCCCAGGCCGGGGTCGATACGCCGCTGTTGGTGTGCGTCGGTCTGGGCGTCGGGCTGCTGTGCGGGCTGTTCAACGGCATTCTGGTGACCCGCTTTAACCTGTCGTCAATTGTGATAACCATCGGCACCATGAGTTTGTATCGCGGTATTACCTACATTCTGCTGGGCGATCAGGCGCTGAACACCTGGCCGGAGAGTTTCGCCTGGTTTGGTCAGGGTTATGTGTGGGGCGCGCTGTCGTTTGAGTTTGCCCTGTTCATCGTGCTGGCGCTGGTATTTGCCTTTGTGCTGCACAGAACCAACTTTGGCCGCCGGACGTATGCCATTGGCAATAACCCGACCGGCGCGTGGTATTCCGGCATCAATGTGAAGCGCCACAACCTGATCCTGTTTGCGCTGGTGGGATTAATGGCGGGTCTGGCCTCGGTGCTGCTGACGTCGCGTTTGGGCAGTACGCGCCCGACGATTGCGCTGGGTTGGGAACTGTCGGTGGTGACAATGGCGGTGCTCGGCGGCGTCAATATTCTTGGCGGCTCCGGCAGCATGGTGGGCGTGATTATCGCTGCCTTCCTGATGGGGCTGGTGACCTTTGGCCTGAGCCTGCTTAACGTGCCGGGCATTGTGATGTCGATTATCGTCGGCGCGATGCTGATTGTGGTGATTTCGCTGCCGATCATTACCCGCCGCGTGATACAGCGCAAACAAACGTAA
- the fucO gene encoding lactaldehyde reductase, protein MSFMLALPKISLHGAGAIGDMVNLVANKQWGKALIVTDGQLVKLGLLDSLFTALKAHNMPYHLFDDVFPNPTEALVQKGYAAYQNAACDYIIAFGGGSPIDTAKAVKILTANPGPSTAYSGVGKVKNAGVPLVAINTTAGTAAEMTSNAVIIDSARQVKEVIIDPNIIPDIAVDDASVMLEIPAAVTAATGMDALTHAVEAYVSVGAHPLTDANALEAIRLINLWLPKAVDDGHNLEAREQMAFGQYLAGMAFNSAGLGLVHALAHQPGATHNLPHGVCNAILLPIIENFNRPSAVTRFARVAQAMGVDTKGMSDEAASREAINAIRKLSARVGIPSGFSKLGVTKADIEGWLDKALADPCAPCNPRTASRDEVRELYLEAL, encoded by the coding sequence ATGAGTTTTATGTTGGCACTACCCAAAATCAGCCTGCATGGCGCAGGCGCAATTGGCGATATGGTCAATCTGGTGGCAAATAAACAGTGGGGCAAAGCCCTGATTGTTACCGACGGGCAACTGGTGAAACTGGGCTTGCTGGATAGCCTGTTTACCGCGCTGAAAGCACACAATATGCCTTACCATCTGTTTGATGACGTCTTCCCGAACCCGACCGAAGCGCTGGTGCAAAAAGGTTATGCTGCGTACCAAAACGCGGCCTGCGATTACATTATCGCCTTTGGCGGCGGTAGCCCGATCGATACCGCCAAAGCAGTAAAAATCCTCACCGCTAACCCAGGCCCGTCCACGGCTTATTCCGGCGTCGGTAAAGTGAAAAATGCCGGTGTGCCGCTGGTGGCGATTAACACCACAGCGGGTACGGCGGCGGAAATGACCAGTAACGCGGTGATTATTGATTCCGCGCGTCAGGTCAAAGAGGTGATTATCGATCCCAATATCATCCCGGATATCGCGGTAGACGATGCCAGCGTGATGCTGGAGATCCCCGCCGCAGTCACCGCTGCAACCGGTATGGATGCCCTGACCCACGCGGTGGAAGCCTATGTTTCGGTGGGCGCGCATCCGTTAACCGATGCCAATGCGCTGGAAGCGATTCGCTTGATCAATCTGTGGCTGCCGAAAGCGGTAGACGATGGGCATAACCTTGAAGCGCGCGAGCAAATGGCGTTTGGTCAGTACCTGGCGGGCATGGCGTTTAACAGTGCCGGTCTTGGCCTGGTGCATGCGCTGGCGCATCAGCCGGGCGCAACCCACAACCTGCCGCACGGTGTATGCAACGCCATCCTGCTGCCGATCATCGAAAACTTTAATCGCCCGAGTGCGGTGACCCGCTTTGCCCGCGTCGCACAGGCGATGGGTGTCGACACCAAAGGCATGAGCGATGAAGCGGCAAGCAGGGAAGCGATCAACGCTATTCGTAAACTGAGTGCGCGCGTCGGTATTCCTTCCGGCTTTAGCAAACTGGGTGTGACCAAAGCGGATATCGAAGGCTGGCTGGATAAAGCGCTGGCCGATCCGTGCGCGCCGTGCAACCCGCGAACTGCCAGCCGGGATGAAGTCCGCGAGCTCTATCTGGAGGCATTATGA
- the rhaM gene encoding L-rhamnose mutarotase produces the protein MIRKAFVMQVNPDAHEEYERRHNPIWPELEAALKEGGAHHYAIYLDKERNLLFATVEIESEARWNAVANTDVCQRWWKHMRDVMPANPDNSPVSAELQEVFYLA, from the coding sequence ATGATCCGCAAAGCCTTTGTGATGCAGGTTAATCCCGATGCGCACGAAGAGTATGAACGTCGCCATAACCCTATCTGGCCGGAGCTGGAAGCGGCACTGAAAGAGGGCGGCGCGCACCATTACGCCATTTACCTCGATAAAGAACGCAACCTGCTGTTCGCAACGGTCGAGATCGAATCCGAAGCACGCTGGAATGCGGTAGCCAATACCGACGTGTGCCAGCGCTGGTGGAAACATATGCGCGATGTAATGCCCGCTAACCCGGATAACAGCCCGGTGAGTGCGGAGCTACAGGAAGTGTTTTATCTGGCATAG